In the Rattus rattus isolate New Zealand chromosome 18, Rrattus_CSIRO_v1, whole genome shotgun sequence genome, one interval contains:
- the Neurog3 gene encoding neurogenin-3 translates to MAPHPLDAPTIQVSQETQQPFPGASDHEVLSSNSTPPSPTLVPRDCSEAEAGDCRGTSRKLRARRGGRNRPKSELALSKQRRSRRKKANDRERNRMHNLNSALDALRGVLPTFPDDAKLTKIETLRFAHNYIWALTQTLRIADHSFYGPEPPVPCGELGSPGGGSNGDWGSIYSPVSQAGSLSPTASLEEFPGLQVPSSPSCLLPGTLVFSDFL, encoded by the coding sequence ATGGCGCCTCATCCCTTGGATGCGCCCACCATCCAAGTGTCCCAAGAGACCCAGCAACCCTTTCCCGGAGCCTCGGACCACGAAGTGCTCAGTTCCAATTCCACCCCACCTAGCCCCACTCTCGTACCGAGGGACTGCTccgaagcagaagcaggtgactGCCGAGGGACATCGAGGAAGCTCCGTGCCCGGCGTGGAGGGCGCAACAGGCCCAAGAGCGAGTTGGCACTGAGCAAGCAGCGACGAAGCCGGCGCAAGAAGGCCAACGACCGGGAGCGCAACCGCATGCACAACCTTAACTCCGCGCTGGATGCGCTGCGCGGTGTCCTGCCCACCTTCCCGGATGACGCCAAACTTACAAAGATCGAGACCCTGCGCTTCGCCCACAACTACATTTGGGCACTGACTCAAACGCTGCGCATAGCGGACCACAGCTTCTACGGTCCCGAGCCCCCTGTGCCCTGTGGGGAGCTGGGAAGCCCGGGAGGGGGCTCCAACGGCGACTGGGGCTCTATTTACTCCCCAGTTTCCCAAGCTGGTAGCCTGAGCCCCAcggcctcattggaggagttcCCTGGCCTGCAGGTGCCCAGCTCCCCATCCTGTCTGCTCCCGGGCACCCTGGTGTTCTCAGACTTTTTGTGA